One window of Pseudomonas sp. ML2-2023-3 genomic DNA carries:
- a CDS encoding LTA synthase family protein, with protein sequence MNVIHRWLSQPRARLIALIGLVLIMPLCLRAALGWSNPLGYLSDLGIASLLIVLLHRCPWWLALPVLLAWGLMTLATAELVSAVGRLPNSSDLHYLIDPQFLENSTGGGFAQPWLAATLFLGLVVWLVTQYLGRSATSPSLPRNAWAAPLLLLITHWGAQHLYPSEEDQWRLFNLPHQLMAASVGDVQASAEEWLERDVVDVPPQMAGLTQLDLDGQKLLAAPGRARNVLIIALEGIPGAYVGVNRQALHSSYQENLMPNLSRWAERGMNTPDYVLHSHQTIRGLYAMLCGDYDKLDNGTPKGVEMLTQNKRNKACLPAQLHKNGFATHYLQGAGLRFMAKDKIMPHIGFDATHGLEWFTNSNYLDFPWGKDDKAFFEGALDYVGQLKKQKKPWMLTLLTVGTHQPYSAPQDYLERYDTPKQAAVGYLDDALGQFLNGLERQGILKNTLVVITSDESHGIDGVRLASSWGFNLMLAPEQDQLPKVKSGVYGHVDLSASILDYFALPVPSALSGRSLFRDYETGREIMSFTNDKLRYHDGQGTLIECDFQQRCRNYNSAGFIADHATLAGQYGGKRAREITSKASALDHSLIRTPLNQHYQFGSPTIIPLQAQIKDDWADNLIGAQYLEMPKGSQTRVRLTVRSLDPQQNAYILLKAKELEQDVPLGLPAEMVVTADQPLEMDFSFDNTQPRKAFSFHLLGYGLGAVEVSDFSVITELLEAPEALEESQVDNVAKSS encoded by the coding sequence GTGAACGTTATCCATCGCTGGTTAAGTCAACCCCGTGCACGTCTCATCGCCTTGATCGGACTGGTTCTGATCATGCCTTTGTGCCTGCGTGCAGCTCTGGGTTGGTCGAATCCACTTGGCTATCTTTCAGATCTGGGAATTGCGAGCCTGCTCATCGTACTCTTGCATCGCTGTCCTTGGTGGTTAGCGCTACCGGTATTGCTGGCATGGGGGCTTATGACTCTGGCGACTGCCGAACTGGTCAGCGCGGTCGGTAGGCTTCCCAACTCATCAGACCTGCACTACCTGATCGACCCTCAGTTTTTGGAAAACTCTACCGGGGGTGGTTTCGCCCAGCCTTGGCTGGCCGCTACTCTGTTTCTTGGGCTGGTGGTTTGGCTGGTCACGCAGTACCTAGGACGCTCCGCTACGTCTCCGAGCTTGCCACGAAACGCGTGGGCAGCACCGCTACTGCTGTTGATCACCCATTGGGGTGCTCAGCACCTGTACCCCTCAGAAGAAGACCAGTGGCGCTTGTTCAACCTGCCACATCAGTTGATGGCCGCGAGCGTTGGCGATGTTCAGGCAAGCGCAGAAGAGTGGCTGGAGCGTGATGTTGTCGATGTTCCACCGCAAATGGCGGGGCTTACTCAACTCGATCTGGACGGACAGAAATTGCTCGCGGCACCAGGGCGGGCGCGAAATGTGTTGATCATCGCGCTGGAAGGTATTCCTGGTGCCTACGTTGGCGTCAACCGCCAAGCCCTGCACAGCAGCTATCAAGAAAATCTCATGCCCAACCTCAGTCGCTGGGCAGAACGCGGAATGAATACGCCGGATTATGTACTGCATAGCCATCAAACCATTCGCGGCCTTTACGCTATGCTTTGCGGCGATTACGACAAACTGGACAACGGAACGCCCAAGGGGGTTGAGATGTTGACCCAGAACAAACGGAACAAGGCGTGCCTCCCAGCCCAACTGCACAAGAACGGATTCGCCACGCACTACCTTCAGGGTGCAGGCCTTAGATTCATGGCCAAAGACAAGATCATGCCGCACATTGGCTTCGATGCTACCCACGGCTTGGAATGGTTCACCAATAGCAACTATCTAGATTTTCCTTGGGGCAAAGACGACAAGGCGTTCTTCGAAGGGGCACTCGACTACGTCGGCCAGCTGAAAAAGCAGAAAAAACCATGGATGCTGACCCTGCTGACCGTTGGCACCCACCAACCCTATTCGGCCCCTCAGGACTATCTTGAGCGCTACGACACACCCAAGCAGGCTGCCGTCGGATATCTGGATGATGCCCTAGGGCAATTCCTCAACGGCCTGGAACGCCAAGGCATCTTGAAAAACACCTTGGTGGTGATCACCTCGGACGAATCTCACGGAATTGATGGAGTGCGCCTAGCTTCCTCTTGGGGTTTCAACCTGATGTTAGCGCCCGAGCAGGATCAGTTGCCCAAGGTAAAGTCTGGGGTCTACGGGCATGTCGATCTGAGTGCCTCAATACTCGACTATTTCGCCTTACCTGTCCCCTCAGCCTTGAGCGGTCGCTCGCTGTTTCGTGACTATGAAACAGGCCGCGAGATCATGTCGTTCACCAACGACAAGCTGCGTTATCACGATGGCCAAGGCACCTTGATCGAGTGTGACTTTCAACAACGTTGCAGGAATTACAATAGCGCAGGGTTCATTGCCGACCACGCTACCCTTGCTGGACAGTACGGGGGCAAACGAGCACGAGAAATCACATCAAAAGCCTCGGCGCTGGATCATTCGCTGATCCGGACACCGTTGAACCAGCACTACCAGTTCGGCAGTCCCACCATCATCCCGCTTCAGGCACAGATCAAGGATGACTGGGCTGACAACCTGATCGGTGCTCAGTATCTGGAAATGCCCAAGGGCTCACAAACACGCGTGCGCCTGACCGTGCGCTCTTTAGATCCACAGCAGAACGCTTACATCCTGCTGAAAGCCAAGGAGTTGGAGCAGGATGTGCCACTGGGGCTGCCAGCAGAAATGGTCGTCACTGCCGATCAGCCGCTGGAGATGGACTTCAGTTTCGATAATACGCAGCCGCGTAAAGCGTTCTCGTTCCACCTGCTTGGCTATGGGCTAGGTGCCGTTGAAGTGAGTGACTTCAGCGTTATTACCGAGCTGCTAGAAGCACCGGAGGCGCTGGAAGAGTCCCAGGTTGATAACGTAGCTAAATCAAGTTAG
- a CDS encoding universal stress protein produces MHKILVAVDGSEHSERAVRYLIGLIQDGGLLGGSVEVHLVNVQPLLPTRIAHDMRADEIDRYYGDKSAESSQKAGVLLKQEGVAFTLHTLQGDAASQIVACSHSLGCNNIILGSHGNGFLAGIFLGSVAAKVIQLSDIPITLVK; encoded by the coding sequence ATGCATAAAATACTTGTAGCTGTCGATGGCTCCGAGCACTCGGAGCGCGCAGTGCGTTACCTTATTGGGCTAATCCAAGATGGCGGATTACTGGGCGGTAGTGTTGAGGTACATCTGGTGAATGTACAGCCACTGTTACCAACTCGAATTGCACACGACATGAGAGCGGATGAGATTGATCGTTACTACGGTGATAAAAGTGCTGAGAGCTCACAAAAAGCTGGGGTGCTTCTGAAGCAGGAAGGGGTTGCATTTACACTTCACACCTTACAAGGCGATGCAGCAAGCCAAATCGTGGCGTGCTCACACTCTTTAGGATGTAACAACATCATCCTAGGCTCACATGGCAACGGCTTTCTTGCAGGGATTTTTCTGGGCTCTGTCGCGGCAAAGGTGATTCAGCTCTCAGATATACCAATCACCTTAGTCAAATAG
- a CDS encoding cation-transporting P-type ATPase yields MKQVVDASTGQTPIPPHSVAWHSLPAEQVTNLLEVNEHVGLEAAEVQARLDRTGFNRLPEAARRPAWLRFMLQFHNILIYVLLGSAAITAMLQHLWDTVVILAVVIANAIIGYVQEGKAEKAMDAIRQMLAPHAAVIRAGQRLSIVGEELVPGDIVLLEAGDKVPADLRLLHVNRLQIQEAILTGESVPAEKHTEPVGLKAALGDRTCMAFSGTLVTCGQATGVVVATAAAAEIGRISTLIAGVETLTTPLVQQMNVFARWLTILILLVGGLLLVFGHYVAHYEFTEIFMIVVGMSVAAIPEGLPAVLTITLAVGVRAMARRNAIVRRLPAIETLGSVSVICTDKTGTLTRNEMMVASVVTNDLLFTVDGAGYQPAGGFRIADQLIEISSHPALSELGRAAGLCNDAVLRQNKDLWTVEGDPMEGALLAFSGKTGIDSDEDHRTWPRSDAIPFDAKHRFMATLHHNHNRHASIYVKGAPEQILAMSTRQFVTDGVTEPLNADYWYEQANTIAAKGQRVLAFAARSVQPEHTVLEFGDVQGKLTLLGMVGLIDPPRPETIKAVQQCQAAGIVVKMITGDHGGTAAAIGRQIGLHNPDKVLTGVDLDSMNDAALKEAVKEVNIFARTSPEHKLRLVMLLQSNGMTVAMTGDGVNDAPALKRADAGIAMGGKGSDAAKEAADLVLADDNFASIVAAVREGRTVYDNIKKVLSWTLPTSAGEAMTIIVALLLGLTLPVTPIQILWINLITAVTLGIALAFEPTEDNTMRRPPRSRKEPLISGALVWHMVLVSILFLCGVYGIFSYALDRGYSVELARTIAVNTLVVMEIFHLFFIRNLYSTSLTWKGIRGTKVVWMTVAVVTLAQFAITYAPPLQKVFATEAIPFLDGLLIIGVGVALFAIIEIEKQIRIRLSE; encoded by the coding sequence ATGAAGCAGGTGGTCGACGCATCAACGGGGCAAACACCAATCCCTCCGCATTCCGTGGCCTGGCACTCCCTACCTGCAGAGCAGGTGACAAACCTGCTTGAGGTCAATGAGCATGTCGGGCTGGAGGCCGCCGAAGTTCAAGCCCGGCTTGACCGCACTGGTTTCAATCGTTTGCCAGAAGCCGCACGGCGACCCGCCTGGCTGCGATTCATGCTGCAATTTCACAACATTCTGATTTATGTGCTTCTAGGATCCGCTGCGATTACCGCGATGCTGCAGCATCTGTGGGATACGGTGGTGATTCTGGCGGTGGTCATTGCAAACGCAATCATTGGCTACGTCCAGGAAGGCAAAGCGGAAAAAGCCATGGACGCTATCCGGCAGATGCTGGCACCGCACGCCGCCGTGATTCGCGCAGGCCAACGCTTAAGTATTGTGGGCGAGGAGCTAGTACCGGGCGATATCGTATTGCTGGAGGCGGGAGACAAAGTCCCTGCTGATCTACGTCTGCTGCACGTGAACAGACTACAAATTCAAGAAGCAATTCTCACAGGTGAGTCCGTACCCGCAGAAAAGCATACCGAACCAGTGGGCCTTAAAGCCGCTCTGGGTGATCGTACCTGCATGGCGTTCAGCGGTACGCTCGTGACATGCGGACAAGCTACAGGGGTTGTAGTTGCTACCGCAGCTGCAGCTGAGATCGGCCGCATCAGTACGCTAATTGCTGGAGTAGAAACGCTGACAACTCCGCTGGTGCAGCAAATGAACGTCTTTGCACGTTGGCTGACGATCTTGATCTTGCTAGTCGGTGGACTTCTGCTCGTGTTCGGCCATTATGTCGCGCACTACGAGTTCACAGAGATTTTCATGATCGTAGTCGGGATGTCAGTAGCGGCGATACCTGAAGGATTGCCCGCCGTCCTTACCATCACGTTGGCTGTCGGAGTTCGCGCAATGGCTCGCCGCAACGCTATCGTGCGTCGCCTGCCTGCCATCGAAACACTAGGCTCGGTATCCGTCATCTGCACTGACAAAACTGGAACACTGACCCGCAACGAAATGATGGTCGCATCGGTCGTCACGAACGATCTTCTCTTCACGGTCGATGGCGCAGGTTATCAGCCAGCGGGAGGCTTCAGGATTGCCGATCAGCTGATCGAGATATCGTCTCACCCTGCGCTCTCAGAATTGGGGCGAGCAGCAGGTCTCTGCAACGATGCCGTGCTGCGCCAGAATAAAGACTTATGGACGGTTGAAGGCGATCCGATGGAGGGAGCCTTGCTAGCGTTTTCCGGAAAAACCGGAATAGATAGCGATGAAGATCATCGTACCTGGCCACGAAGCGATGCCATTCCGTTTGACGCGAAACACCGTTTTATGGCGACCCTCCATCACAACCATAATCGCCATGCTTCTATCTATGTAAAAGGTGCGCCAGAGCAAATACTGGCCATGAGCACGCGGCAGTTCGTAACCGATGGCGTGACTGAGCCCCTTAACGCGGACTACTGGTACGAACAGGCAAACACCATCGCCGCAAAAGGGCAGCGTGTATTGGCGTTTGCAGCTAGGTCAGTTCAGCCAGAGCACACTGTGTTGGAGTTTGGGGACGTGCAAGGGAAGTTAACCTTGTTGGGCATGGTCGGGCTAATTGATCCGCCTAGACCCGAGACGATAAAGGCAGTTCAACAATGCCAGGCAGCGGGAATTGTTGTAAAAATGATCACTGGCGATCATGGCGGCACCGCCGCCGCAATCGGTCGTCAGATTGGCTTGCATAATCCCGACAAGGTGCTGACTGGTGTAGACCTGGACTCCATGAACGATGCCGCCCTCAAGGAGGCGGTAAAGGAAGTCAATATCTTTGCTCGTACCAGCCCTGAACATAAACTCAGGTTGGTCATGCTGCTGCAGTCGAATGGCATGACAGTGGCAATGACGGGCGATGGCGTTAATGACGCACCAGCGCTAAAGCGTGCCGATGCTGGCATCGCTATGGGGGGAAAAGGTAGTGACGCCGCCAAGGAAGCTGCCGACTTGGTGCTGGCTGATGACAACTTCGCGTCCATCGTTGCTGCAGTGCGCGAGGGGCGTACAGTCTACGACAATATTAAGAAAGTCCTGAGCTGGACGCTTCCCACAAGCGCAGGTGAAGCCATGACCATCATCGTGGCCCTGCTCCTCGGCCTTACACTGCCGGTGACGCCGATACAGATTCTGTGGATTAATCTTATAACCGCAGTAACGCTCGGCATAGCGTTGGCATTCGAGCCCACCGAAGATAACACCATGCGCAGACCGCCTCGTTCGCGCAAAGAGCCATTGATAAGCGGTGCTTTAGTCTGGCATATGGTGCTTGTTTCTATTCTGTTCCTCTGTGGTGTTTACGGCATTTTTTCGTATGCGCTCGACCGTGGCTACTCCGTGGAGTTGGCCCGAACCATCGCGGTGAATACGCTAGTCGTGATGGAAATTTTCCATCTGTTCTTTATTCGTAATCTCTACAGCACATCGCTCACCTGGAAGGGCATTCGTGGCACCAAGGTCGTGTGGATGACCGTCGCAGTGGTTACCTTGGCCCAGTTCGCCATCACCTACGCGCCACCTCTGCAAAAGGTGTTTGCCACAGAAGCGATCCCCTTCCTTGATGGCCTACTTATCATCGGGGTCGGTGTTGCGCTCTTTGCGATCATCGAGATTGAAAAACAGATTCGAATCCGCCTGTCCGAGTAG
- a CDS encoding SulP family inorganic anion transporter, giving the protein MLQKLRQTWFSNVRGDVLAGIVVALALIPEAIAFSIIAGVDPKVGLYASFCICAVIAFVGGRPGMISAATGAMALLMVTLVKEHGLQYLLAATLLCGVLQILAGYLKLGSLMRFVSRSVVTGFVNALAILIFMAQLPELTNVTWHVYAMTAAGLGIIYLFPYVPKIGKLIPSPLVCILTLTAVAIYLGLDIRTVGDMGQLPDTLPIFLWPEVPLNFETLRIIFPYSAALAVVGLLESMMTATIVDDLTDTASNKNRECKGQGVANIAAGMLGGMAGCAMIGQSIINVKSGGRTRLSTLCAGVFLLLMVVFLGEWLSKIPMAALVAVMIMVSIGTFSWDSLRNLKKHPLSTNLVMVATVVVVVATHNLAYGVLVGVLLASLFFANKVGHYLNIKSTLEETESHRTYHVVGQVFFSSADKFTEVFDFKEALNKVTIDLTQAHFWDITAVAALDKVVIKFRREGAEVEVLGLNEASATIVDRFGVHDKPGAIDKLMSH; this is encoded by the coding sequence ATGCTGCAAAAACTTAGACAAACGTGGTTTTCCAATGTCCGTGGAGATGTGCTCGCGGGGATCGTGGTCGCACTTGCACTGATTCCCGAAGCCATCGCCTTTTCCATCATCGCCGGCGTTGACCCAAAGGTTGGGCTTTACGCCTCTTTCTGTATCTGTGCTGTTATCGCCTTTGTCGGTGGTCGTCCCGGCATGATCTCGGCGGCTACCGGCGCCATGGCACTGCTCATGGTTACTCTGGTTAAAGAGCACGGACTTCAGTATCTGCTTGCAGCCACGTTGCTCTGTGGGGTACTTCAAATTCTCGCGGGTTACCTGAAGCTAGGTTCACTGATGCGCTTTGTCTCTCGCTCTGTGGTCACGGGTTTTGTGAACGCCTTGGCGATTCTGATTTTTATGGCGCAGTTGCCGGAACTTACGAATGTCACTTGGCACGTCTATGCCATGACCGCAGCAGGCCTCGGGATCATCTACCTGTTCCCATACGTACCGAAGATCGGCAAGCTGATTCCGTCACCGTTGGTGTGCATCCTGACGCTGACTGCCGTCGCCATTTACCTCGGTTTGGATATCCGCACCGTCGGTGACATGGGCCAACTGCCTGACACGCTCCCGATCTTCCTCTGGCCTGAAGTACCGCTGAATTTTGAAACCCTGCGTATCATTTTCCCGTACTCGGCTGCCTTGGCCGTAGTGGGTCTACTCGAGTCAATGATGACCGCGACCATCGTCGACGATCTGACCGACACCGCCAGTAATAAAAACCGCGAGTGCAAAGGCCAGGGTGTGGCCAACATCGCTGCCGGCATGCTTGGCGGCATGGCAGGTTGCGCCATGATCGGCCAATCGATCATCAACGTGAAATCCGGTGGTCGTACCCGTCTCTCAACATTGTGCGCCGGCGTTTTCCTGCTGCTGATGGTGGTGTTTCTTGGCGAATGGCTCTCCAAAATCCCTATGGCGGCACTCGTAGCTGTGATGATTATGGTGTCCATCGGCACGTTTAGCTGGGATTCCTTGCGCAATCTGAAAAAGCATCCGCTGTCGACCAACCTCGTGATGGTGGCGACCGTTGTGGTCGTCGTGGCCACTCACAACCTAGCCTATGGCGTACTGGTAGGTGTGTTGCTGGCTTCGCTGTTCTTTGCCAATAAGGTTGGGCACTACCTGAATATCAAGAGCACTCTGGAAGAGACGGAATCGCATCGGACTTACCACGTCGTGGGCCAGGTGTTCTTTAGCTCTGCGGACAAGTTCACTGAAGTCTTTGACTTCAAGGAAGCTCTCAACAAAGTCACCATCGATCTCACACAGGCGCATTTCTGGGATATCACTGCCGTCGCAGCGCTGGATAAGGTCGTGATCAAGTTCCGTCGTGAAGGCGCTGAGGTTGAAGTGCTCGGTCTCAATGAAGCCAGCGCAACAATCGTTGACCGCTTCGGTGTACATGACAAACCCGGTGCCATCGACAAGCTCATGAGCCACTAA
- the nhaA gene encoding Na+/H+ antiporter NhaA, with product MTNHQAKAETPRAAAILARFLSSESAGGLVLMGAALAALIVANSPLSQSYFAALHSVWLGMSVEHWVNDGLMAIFFLMVGLEIKREVLAGGLSTWGQRALPGFGAVGGMVVPALIYIAINWGNSETLKGWAIPAATDIAFALGVLSLLGKRVPTSLKVFLAALAIIDDLGAVVIIAFFYTTGLSMPMLLASLATLVILIAMNRLGVRRLFPYMLVGGVLWFFVLQSGVHATLAGVAVALCVPMGKPEEEARSPLLFLEEKLHMWVAFAVVPIFGFANAGVSLAGISMENLVDPVPLGVALGLLVGKQIGIFLLAALAIRMGLAKLPEGSNWAQLYGVALLCGIGFTMSLFIGNLAFAGSAHLIDEVKVGVLIGSTLAAIGGVLILRRSAGPAIVAATVSK from the coding sequence ATGACTAATCATCAAGCTAAAGCCGAAACCCCTAGAGCAGCCGCGATTCTGGCTCGCTTCCTGTCGTCGGAGTCCGCTGGCGGTCTTGTGCTGATGGGCGCAGCACTCGCGGCACTAATCGTGGCCAACTCGCCTCTCTCGCAAAGTTATTTTGCAGCCTTGCACAGTGTCTGGTTGGGCATGTCTGTCGAGCATTGGGTCAATGATGGCTTGATGGCGATCTTCTTCCTGATGGTCGGACTCGAGATCAAGAGAGAGGTTCTGGCAGGAGGGCTCTCCACTTGGGGACAGCGCGCCTTGCCTGGATTTGGTGCCGTCGGTGGCATGGTTGTGCCTGCGCTTATTTACATCGCAATCAACTGGGGTAATTCTGAGACGTTGAAGGGGTGGGCTATTCCAGCCGCTACCGACATCGCATTCGCCTTGGGCGTCTTGTCGTTGCTGGGGAAGCGAGTCCCTACGTCGCTGAAGGTCTTCCTCGCTGCCTTGGCGATCATTGACGACCTGGGTGCTGTGGTTATCATCGCCTTTTTCTACACCACTGGTCTTTCCATGCCGATGTTGCTGGCATCGCTCGCAACCCTAGTCATTCTGATCGCAATGAATCGATTGGGCGTCAGACGATTATTCCCATATATGCTGGTCGGTGGTGTGCTGTGGTTCTTCGTGCTGCAGTCGGGGGTGCATGCCACTCTTGCGGGTGTTGCCGTTGCACTGTGTGTCCCAATGGGCAAGCCAGAAGAGGAAGCCAGGTCTCCACTGCTCTTCCTAGAAGAGAAGCTGCACATGTGGGTAGCATTCGCTGTGGTGCCGATTTTCGGCTTCGCCAACGCGGGTGTTTCATTAGCCGGTATTTCGATGGAAAACCTAGTCGATCCGGTTCCGCTGGGTGTTGCGCTCGGCTTGTTGGTGGGCAAGCAGATTGGCATTTTCCTATTGGCTGCTCTGGCCATTCGTATGGGCTTGGCCAAACTGCCGGAAGGCAGCAATTGGGCACAGCTTTACGGCGTTGCGCTCTTGTGTGGCATCGGCTTTACCATGAGCCTGTTCATCGGAAACCTGGCGTTTGCTGGATCAGCTCACCTGATCGACGAAGTAAAAGTCGGTGTGTTGATCGGTTCGACCTTGGCTGCAATCGGTGGAGTCCTGATTTTGCGACGCAGCGCTGGGCCCGCCATTGTCGCCGCCACGGTCTCTAAATAA
- a CDS encoding IS3 family transposase (programmed frameshift), whose protein sequence is MTKQRRTFSAEFKREAADLVLKQNYSFIEASRSLSVGESALRRWVDQLQQERTGVTPQSKALTPEQQKIQELEARIARLEREKSIFKKGYRALDVGRSRAYALINQLSVHEPVDCLCEAFEVARSGYYAHRLRRRTPDVERLRLRSRVSELFTQGRSAPGSRSITLMMQEEGEQIGRFKVRRLMRELELVSKQPGSHAYKKATVERPDIPNILNREFDVEAPNQVWCGDITYIWAQGKWHYLAVVMDLYARRVVGWALSEKPDADLVIKALDVAYEQRGKPQGLLFHSDQGSQYGSRNFRQRLWRYRMRQSMSRRGNCWDNAPMERVFRSLKTEWIPTTGYMTGHQAQRDISQYLMHHYNWIRPHQFNDGLAPAKTEEKLKTVSGMS, encoded by the exons ATGACCAAACAACGCCGTACCTTTTCCGCTGAATTCAAACGCGAGGCTGCCGACCTCGTGCTCAAGCAAAACTACAGCTTCATCGAAGCCAGTCGTTCACTGAGTGTTGGTGAGTCGGCGCTGCGCCGCTGGGTCGACCAGCTTCAGCAAGAGCGCACCGGCGTCACGCCCCAGAGCAAGGCCCTGACACCAGAGCAGCAAAAAATCCAGGAGTTGGAAGCTCGGATTGCTCGCCTCGAGCGCGAGAAATCAATAT TTAAAAAAGGCTACCGCGCTCTTGATGTCGGAAGATCTCGAGCGTACGCGCTGATCAATCAGCTAAGCGTCCATGAGCCTGTTGACTGCTTGTGCGAGGCGTTTGAGGTCGCTCGTTCGGGGTACTACGCGCATCGTCTAAGGCGGCGAACACCAGATGTTGAGCGGCTCAGGCTGCGTAGCCGAGTGAGCGAGTTGTTCACCCAGGGCCGAAGTGCTCCCGGCAGTCGAAGCATCACGTTGATGATGCAAGAAGAAGGTGAGCAAATTGGACGGTTTAAGGTACGCAGGCTGATGCGTGAGCTGGAGTTGGTCAGCAAGCAGCCAGGATCACACGCCTATAAAAAGGCGACAGTCGAGCGGCCGGATATCCCAAATATATTGAACCGAGAATTTGATGTCGAAGCGCCCAACCAGGTCTGGTGCGGCGACATCACCTACATCTGGGCACAGGGGAAATGGCACTACCTTGCGGTTGTCATGGATCTTTACGCTCGCCGAGTGGTGGGCTGGGCGTTATCAGAAAAGCCGGATGCAGACTTGGTGATCAAGGCGTTGGATGTGGCTTACGAGCAGCGTGGCAAGCCGCAAGGCCTGCTATTTCACTCAGACCAGGGATCCCAATATGGCAGCCGCAACTTTCGCCAGCGGCTGTGGCGTTATCGCATGCGTCAGAGTATGAGCCGCCGAGGAAACTGCTGGGATAATGCGCCGATGGAGCGGGTTTTTCGCAGCTTGAAAACAGAGTGGATACCAACCACTGGCTACATGACCGGCCACCAGGCTCAGAGAGATATTAGCCAGTACCTGATGCATCACTACAACTGGATCCGACCTCATCAATTTAACGATGGATTGGCCCCAGCGAAAACGGAAGAAAAACTCAAAACCGTGTCCGGGATGAGTTGA
- a CDS encoding NUDIX hydrolase — protein MQLITEIVHPELKSKQGRVFRRHAARGIVIRDDQILLLFTERYNDFSFPGGGLDGDEDIVTGLRRELEEETGAREIQVLQHYGYIEEYRPYWKPQYDLMHMTSHFYQCEVAPQLAPVRMESHEIANGMRPVWINLHEAITHNEAVMQRQESSMGQSIQRETFMLKKVASELMPPISL, from the coding sequence ATGCAACTCATAACTGAAATTGTTCACCCCGAGCTGAAATCCAAACAGGGCAGAGTATTCCGTCGACATGCAGCACGCGGCATCGTGATTCGGGATGATCAGATCCTGTTGCTGTTCACCGAGCGCTATAACGACTTCAGCTTTCCTGGAGGCGGTCTTGATGGTGACGAGGACATTGTCACAGGCCTGAGGCGTGAGCTTGAGGAAGAGACTGGTGCCCGTGAAATACAGGTACTCCAGCACTACGGTTATATCGAGGAGTACCGGCCCTACTGGAAGCCACAGTACGATCTGATGCACATGACCTCGCATTTTTATCAATGCGAAGTCGCGCCCCAGCTAGCGCCCGTGAGAATGGAAAGCCACGAAATCGCTAATGGTATGCGGCCTGTCTGGATCAACCTGCATGAAGCCATAACGCATAATGAAGCCGTGATGCAGCGTCAGGAGTCATCGATGGGGCAGTCAATTCAGCGCGAAACGTTCATGCTGAAAAAAGTCGCGTCCGAGTTGATGCCGCCAATCAGCCTTTGA
- a CDS encoding universal stress protein, whose protein sequence is MTHVMACIDNSQSSLAVCDYAAWASQRLSAPLTLLHVLDKEKYPASVDLSGNIGLGSREHLMEELATLDEQRAKLALKHGQHMLEKARERTVISGAMSPDLKQRHGHLVESLSDLQDDIRLLVIGRVGEDSTRSAQSLGTQIEAVVRTIHRPILITTSHFRKPETVMVAFDGSATGHKTVQMIASSLLCEGLPIHIVMVGKDSEENQNELEKARATFASSGSLVHAEIRPGEVESVLHAYQAEQGIDLLVMGAYEHSRIRQFLVGSTTTTMLRTSTLPVLLLR, encoded by the coding sequence ATGACCCACGTAATGGCATGCATTGATAACTCACAATCCTCATTGGCGGTCTGCGATTACGCAGCATGGGCCTCGCAACGACTCAGCGCTCCCCTGACCTTGCTTCATGTGCTGGATAAGGAGAAATATCCTGCATCCGTAGACCTCAGCGGCAATATCGGTCTCGGTAGCAGAGAGCATCTAATGGAAGAGTTGGCCACGCTGGATGAGCAGCGTGCAAAACTGGCCTTGAAGCATGGGCAGCACATGCTTGAAAAAGCTCGCGAGCGGACAGTTATCTCTGGCGCAATGTCACCTGATCTGAAGCAGCGCCATGGCCATCTCGTCGAGAGCCTGAGCGATCTCCAAGACGATATTCGATTACTGGTGATTGGAAGAGTCGGTGAGGACAGCACGCGCAGTGCCCAAAGTCTTGGCACCCAGATTGAAGCGGTAGTCCGAACTATCCACCGCCCCATCCTGATTACAACCAGCCATTTCAGGAAACCTGAAACGGTCATGGTGGCATTTGACGGCAGCGCTACAGGCCACAAGACCGTACAGATGATTGCTTCAAGCCTGCTGTGCGAAGGCCTGCCAATTCATATCGTCATGGTTGGTAAGGACTCTGAAGAAAATCAGAACGAGCTGGAGAAAGCACGAGCCACATTTGCCTCTTCTGGCTCGTTGGTGCATGCCGAGATCCGCCCAGGCGAAGTGGAGTCGGTACTTCATGCATATCAGGCAGAGCAAGGCATTGACCTCTTGGTCATGGGGGCGTACGAGCACTCTCGCATCAGGCAGTTTCTGGTAGGCAGCACGACCACGACGATGCTGCGAACATCCACTTTACCCGTATTGCTGCTTCGCTGA